The following are from one region of the Neurospora crassa OR74A linkage group III, whole genome shotgun sequence genome:
- a CDS encoding chloride channel protein 3 — protein sequence MASRSARMDDGYPSSSATPAAFDSQHEWEEHRRATIEDDRDELDLLGEDNDHNNNHDNDNDMILDEDPLRDDLDQPMSFKRRQKKQSVFSQPSRLFSALTGGRSPRTSHDVPGRPSPTSNTRLDGTQSGSKDGGPMDWYVEGPGRRVGYEDLTAIDWIFEYTKERSRLRMLSSGSNSLVGRIRLLLDNSQVWIVLLLAGLAAGLLAAAIDVATDWLADLKFGFCSTVDGGAFHLSKSSCCLGYEDHAQCQGWYPWAKAFGIYSGGGKWFLEYFFYVFLALSFAVSAAILVKEYAIHAKHSGIPEIKTVLGGFVIRRFLGIQTLVTKSLGLVLAVASGMWLGKEGPLVHVACCCANVFIKLFPSINNNEARKREILSAAAAAGISVAFGSPIGGVLFSLEQLSYYFPDKTMWQSFVCAMTAAVTLQALDPFRSGKLVLYQVKYSSGWHGFELVPFVLLGILGGVYGGLFIKANMRVAEWKKSTRWLPGPVTQVAIVAALTALINYPNHYMRAQTSELVSNLFTECAKIVDDQFGLCKTGAASFGTITLLIFAAVLGFFFAAVTFGLQIPAGIILPSMAIGALTGRALGILMELFQRAAPNFPLFLHQCEPDVPCITPGTYAIIGAAAFLTGVTRMTVSIVVITFELTGALTYVLPIMISVMIAKWVGDAFSRRGIYESWIHFNSYPYLDPNNSGEDLSPLIPDVPASQIMTRLDSDLIVLTATGHTIASLQKILETTPYRGYPVISNPRDAVLLGYISRAELSYVLYSPGGRASNLPPETECFFSHQPLADPLTTLDLRPWMDQTPLTLPGRSPLHLAVSYFQKLGVRYVLFAERGVLQGLLTRKDVWHVMNGAEERVRDAVGAGGAGGTGSGRMGSGLGRQEGRGESAGLLGVERRDYFQGQGGTREGRSGSFAGSSQGSIL from the exons ATGGCTTCTAGAAGTGCGAGGATGGACGACGGGTATCCTTCCAGTTCGGCAACCCCAGCAGCATTCGACAGCCAACATGAATGGGAAGAACACCGTCGCGCAACCATTGAAGACGACCGGGACGAGTTGGATCTTTTGGGCGAGGATAAtgaccacaacaacaatcatgacaacgacaacgacatgaTCCTCGATGAGGACCCTCTGCGAGATGACCTGGACCAGCCCATGTCGTTCAAGCGCAGACAAAAAAAGCAATCCGTCTTCTCTCAGCCATCGCGACTCTTCTCAGCTTTGACCGGTGGACGGTCTCCTCGGACCTCTCACGATGTGCCTGGCCGACCATCACCTACGTCAAATACCCGGCTAGATGGCACGCAGTCTGGGTCGAAAGATGGCGGGCCCATGGATTGGTATGTCGAAGGCCCGGGTAGGAGAGTTGGCTACGAGGACTTGACCGCCATCGACTGGATCTTTGAGTACACCAAGGAACGCTCAAGACTGCGAATGCTATCTTCCGGCTCCAACAGTCTCGTGGGCCGGATCCGCCTGCTCCTCGACAACAGCCAGGTCTGGATTGTTCTGCTGTTGGCTGGTCTGGCTGCTGGTCTGTTGGCTGCCGCTATCGATGTAGCCACCGATTGGCTGGCGGATCTCAAGTTCGGATTCTGCTCAACGGTTGACGGCGGAGCTTTTCACCTAAGCAAGAGCTCATGTTGCTTGGGCTATGAGGACCATGCCCAATGCCAGGGCTGGTATCCCTGGGCCAAGGCTTTTGGTATCTATTCAGGAGGTGGCAAGTGGTTCCTCGAGTACTTCTTTTACGTATTCCTAGCA TTATCCTTTGCCGTTTCTGCTGCCATCTTGGTTAAGGAATATGCCATCCATGCTAAACACAGTGGTATCCCCGAAATCAAGACTGTCTTGGGAGGCTTCGTCATCCGCAGGTTTCTAGGTATCCAGACCTTGGTGACAAAGTCGCTAGGTCTTGTGCTTGCTGTTGCGTCCGGCATGTGGTTGGGCAAAGAAGGTCCCTTGGTTCATGTCGCCTGCTGTTGCGCAAACGTCTTCATCAAGCTCTTTCCGAGTATCAACAACAATGAAG CACGTAAGAGAGAAATCCTGTCCGCAGCGGCTGCCGCCGGAATATCCGTGGCCTTTGGCTCCCCCATCGGCGGCGTGCTCTTCAGTCTTGAACAGCTTTCCTACTATTTCCCCGACAAAACCATGTGGCAGAGCTTCGTATGTGCCATGACGGCTGCCGTCACTCTCCAGGCCCTTGACCCCTTCAGATCCGGCAAGCTGGTGCTTTACCAAGTCAAATACTCGTCCGGCTGGCATGGCTTTGAACTCGTCCCTTTTGTCCTTCTGGGCATCCTAGGCGGCGTCTACGGCGGTCTCTTCATCAAAGCCAACATGCGCGTCGCCGAATGGAAGAAATCCACCAGGTGGCTTCCCGGTCCCGTCACCCAAGTGGCCATCGTCGCGGCCTTAACCGCCCTCATCAACTACCCCAACCACTATATGCGCGCCCAAACCTCCGAGCTAGTCTCTAACCTTTTCACCGAGTGCGCTAAGATCGTCGATGACCAATTCGGTCTCTGCAAGACAGGCGCCGCCTCCTTCGGCACCATcaccctcctcatcttcgccgccgtccttggcttcttcttcgcagCCGTGACCTTCGGCCTGCAAATCCCCGCCGGCATCATCCTCCCTTCCATGGCCATCGGCGCCCTGACCGGCCGTGCCTTGGGAATCCTCATGGAACTCTTCCAGCGCGCCGCCCCCAACTTCCCGCTTTTCCTACACCAATGCGAGCCTGACGTCCCCTGCATCACCCCAGGCACCTACGCCATCATCGGCGCTGCCGCCTTTCTCACGGGCGTAACCCGTATGACCGTTTCCATAGTCGTCATCACCTTTGAGCTCACCGGCGCCCTGACTTACGTTCTACCCATCATGATCTCCGTCATGATCGCCAAATGGGTCGGCGACGCTTTTTCTCGCAGAGGCATCTACGAGTCTTGGATCCACTTCAACTCGTACCCCTATCTGGACCCCAACAACTCGGGCGAAGACTTGAGCCCGCTGATCCCCGACGTGCCAGCTAGTCAGATCATGACCCGCTTGGACTCGGACCTCATCGTCCTTACTGCCACGGGGCACACGATCGCTTCACTGCAGAAAATCCTCGAAACCACACCTTACCGCGGGTACCCCGTCATCTCCAACCCGCGCGATGCGGTGCTCTTGGGGTACATCTCCCGCGCTGAGCTGTCCTACGTCCTCTATTCTCCCGGCGGAAGAGCGTCTAACTTACCGCCTGAAACGGAGTGCTTCTTCAGTCATCAGCCGCTTGCGGACCCGTTGACTACGTTGGATCTAAGACCGTGGATGGACCAGACGCCCCTCACCCTTCCCGGTAGGAGCCCGTTGCATCTGGCCGTGAGTTATTTCCAGAAGTTGGGGGTGCGGTATGTGCTTTTTGCGGAGAGGGGAGTGTTGCAGGGACTATTGACGAGGAAGGACGTGTGGCATGTAATGAATGGGGCGGAGGAGCGGGTGAGAGATGCTGTGGGAGCGGGGGGTGCAGGGGGTACTGGTAGTGGGAGAATGGGGAGTGGGCTGGGGAGGcaggagggaaggggagagaGTGCTGGACTGTTGGGTGTTGAGAGGAGGGATTATTTCCAGGGGCAGGGTGGGACGAGGGAAGGGAGGAGTGGGAGTTTTGCGGGGAGTAGTCAGGGGAGTATATTGTAG